Proteins from a genomic interval of Treponema brennaborense DSM 12168:
- the groL gene encoding chaperonin GroEL (60 kDa chaperone family; promotes refolding of misfolded polypeptides especially under stressful conditions; forms two stacked rings of heptamers to form a barrel-shaped 14mer; ends can be capped by GroES; misfolded proteins enter the barrel where they are refolded when GroES binds), with protein MAKQLLFNEDARKKLLSGVEQISQAVKVTLGPKGRNVLLDKKFGAPTVTKDGVSVAKEVELEDPYENMGAQLLKEVATKTNDVAGDGTTTATVLAYSMIREGLKAVAAGMTPIELKRGMDKAVKIAVEEIKKNAKEIKGSDEVSHVASVSANNDEEIGSILAGAIEKVGKDGVITVEESKTMDTTTDFVEGMQFDRGYISSYFVTDRDRMETVFSDAYVLIHDKKISSMKDLLPLLEKVAQTGKPLVIICEDMDGEALATLIVNSIRGTLKTCAVKAPGFGDRRKAMLEDIAILTGGQVITEDLGLKLETADISQLGQAKSVKIDKDNTTIVDGAGNAKDIKDRVAQLKKQIEESTSDYDKEKLKERLAKISGGVAVINIGAVTEVEMKEKKHRVEDALSATRAALEEGIVAGGGLALIQAAESLEKIGATDLSDDAKVGFKIVKRALEEPIRQIAENAGLDGAVIADRAKHEKKGIGFDAAKMEWKDMVTAGIIDPAKVTRSALQNAASVASLLLTTECAITDLPEKNPPAAPAGGGMGDMGGMY; from the coding sequence ATGGCAAAACAACTGCTTTTTAACGAAGACGCCCGCAAAAAACTGCTTTCCGGCGTTGAACAGATTTCACAGGCGGTAAAGGTTACCCTCGGTCCCAAAGGTCGCAACGTTTTGTTGGATAAAAAATTCGGTGCGCCGACCGTAACGAAGGACGGAGTTTCCGTAGCGAAAGAAGTTGAGCTTGAAGATCCGTATGAAAACATGGGAGCCCAGCTGCTCAAAGAAGTCGCGACGAAGACGAACGACGTTGCCGGCGACGGAACGACGACGGCGACGGTACTCGCATATTCCATGATCCGCGAGGGACTCAAAGCCGTAGCCGCGGGCATGACGCCGATCGAACTGAAACGCGGAATGGACAAAGCCGTAAAGATCGCGGTGGAAGAAATCAAAAAGAACGCGAAAGAAATCAAGGGTTCCGATGAAGTTTCCCACGTTGCGTCGGTTTCCGCAAACAACGATGAAGAAATCGGTTCCATCCTTGCCGGTGCGATCGAAAAAGTCGGCAAAGACGGCGTTATCACCGTTGAAGAATCGAAAACGATGGACACGACGACCGATTTCGTCGAAGGTATGCAGTTCGACCGCGGTTACATTTCTTCTTATTTCGTAACCGACCGCGACCGCATGGAAACCGTGTTCAGCGACGCATACGTTCTGATCCACGATAAAAAGATTTCCAGCATGAAAGACCTGCTGCCGCTGCTTGAAAAAGTTGCGCAGACGGGAAAACCGCTCGTCATCATCTGCGAAGATATGGACGGCGAAGCGCTGGCAACGCTGATCGTCAACAGCATCCGCGGAACGCTCAAAACCTGCGCGGTAAAAGCGCCCGGATTCGGCGACCGCCGCAAGGCCATGCTGGAAGATATTGCGATTCTTACCGGCGGACAGGTTATCACCGAAGATCTCGGTCTCAAGCTTGAAACTGCCGACATTTCGCAGCTCGGTCAGGCAAAGAGCGTCAAAATCGACAAAGACAATACGACGATCGTCGACGGTGCGGGCAACGCGAAAGACATCAAAGACCGCGTAGCGCAGCTGAAAAAACAGATTGAAGAATCGACCAGCGACTACGATAAGGAAAAACTCAAGGAACGCCTTGCCAAGATTTCAGGCGGCGTCGCCGTGATCAACATCGGTGCGGTTACCGAAGTTGAAATGAAAGAAAAGAAACACCGCGTTGAGGACGCGCTGTCGGCTACGCGTGCCGCGCTTGAAGAAGGTATCGTCGCCGGAGGCGGTCTCGCCCTGATTCAGGCTGCCGAAAGTCTTGAAAAAATCGGTGCGACCGATTTGAGCGACGACGCGAAAGTCGGTTTCAAAATCGTAAAACGCGCGCTTGAAGAACCGATCCGCCAGATTGCCGAAAACGCCGGTCTCGACGGAGCCGTTATTGCCGACCGTGCAAAGCACGAAAAGAAAGGCATCGGTTTCGACGCGGCTAAGATGGAATGGAAAGACATGGTTACCGCCGGTATCATCGACCCGGCTAAAGTTACCCGTTCGGCGCTGCAGAACGCGGCTTCGGTTGCAAGCTTGCTGCTGACGACCGAATGCGCCATCACGGATCTGCCCGAGAAAAATCCGCCTGCAGCCCCTGCCGGCGGCGGTATGGGCGACATGGGCGGCATGTACTAA
- the rnhA gene encoding ribonuclease HI, translating to MKKITWGIIGAGRIARSFVQALCQSPDSECTAVASHSAERGADFARTYGFKKNYTDYRQLLLDPEIEAVYVATPHINHAELSIAALKAGKSVLCEKPAAINARELQDIYDCAYKSGGFFMEAMWTKCNPVFITAMEWIRSGKIGRLKAVYADFCIDRPNEPTYPESGYGSNRLYDLNLAGGALLDVGIYPVTAAYCAVNAAMDADCVPIPVSIEAAGRLSDTGVDTFDSMTLAFGEKTGTDCGGVIAHLSCAIDTECADELKTARFVGSDGCVVLPFFWMCREAQRYAADGTLAEERSIPFRINGYEYEIAEFCRCLAERSAGADIRESPLHTHAQSLSVIKTLDALRAKLGVVYPSEQTGRVIMEETQMPEKTGDAAELAFGSEEIIVYTDGGCSGNPGPGGWGCVILADGTQYTASGGEPVTTNNRMELSAAIAALSAIDQNESWKQRPIRVHIDSQYVKNGITSWIRSWKKNGWRNSEKQPVKNRDLWELLDALNGRLSVSWNWVKGHAGVTYNELCDELATKEVKKYSK from the coding sequence GTGAAAAAAATTACGTGGGGAATTATCGGTGCGGGGCGAATAGCCCGCTCTTTCGTGCAGGCTTTGTGTCAGTCTCCGGATTCCGAATGTACGGCAGTTGCTTCACACAGCGCCGAGCGGGGGGCAGACTTTGCCCGCACGTACGGTTTTAAGAAAAACTATACCGATTACCGGCAGCTGCTGCTGGATCCGGAAATAGAGGCCGTCTACGTTGCGACACCGCATATCAATCATGCCGAGCTTTCTATCGCCGCGCTGAAAGCGGGCAAATCCGTATTGTGCGAAAAACCTGCGGCTATAAACGCCCGTGAACTGCAGGACATTTACGATTGCGCGTATAAAAGCGGCGGTTTTTTTATGGAAGCGATGTGGACGAAATGTAATCCCGTGTTTATTACGGCGATGGAATGGATCCGATCCGGCAAAATCGGCAGGCTGAAAGCCGTATACGCCGATTTCTGCATTGATCGGCCGAACGAGCCGACGTATCCCGAATCGGGATATGGCTCGAACCGGCTGTACGACTTGAATCTGGCAGGCGGAGCGCTGCTCGACGTGGGAATCTATCCGGTAACCGCCGCGTACTGTGCCGTAAACGCCGCAATGGATGCGGACTGCGTTCCGATTCCCGTTTCGATTGAAGCCGCCGGCCGCCTTTCGGATACCGGCGTCGACACGTTCGACAGTATGACGCTCGCGTTCGGCGAAAAAACCGGAACCGACTGCGGCGGCGTAATTGCGCATTTGTCGTGTGCCATCGATACCGAATGCGCTGATGAACTGAAAACCGCCCGTTTCGTCGGCTCCGACGGCTGCGTTGTGCTGCCTTTTTTCTGGATGTGCCGGGAAGCGCAGCGGTACGCCGCCGACGGTACGCTCGCAGAAGAACGTTCGATTCCGTTCCGAATCAACGGCTATGAATATGAAATAGCGGAATTCTGCCGCTGTCTTGCCGAACGCAGCGCCGGCGCGGATATCCGCGAATCGCCCCTGCATACGCACGCGCAGAGTCTCTCCGTTATAAAAACGCTCGACGCGCTTCGGGCAAAACTCGGCGTCGTATATCCGAGCGAGCAGACGGGGCGCGTCATTATGGAGGAAACGCAGATGCCCGAAAAAACGGGAGATGCAGCCGAACTGGCATTCGGTTCCGAAGAAATAATCGTGTATACGGACGGCGGCTGTTCGGGAAATCCCGGCCCCGGCGGCTGGGGCTGCGTCATATTGGCCGACGGCACGCAGTACACTGCATCGGGCGGGGAACCGGTTACGACGAACAACCGCATGGAACTGTCCGCTGCGATCGCTGCACTGTCCGCGATCGATCAGAACGAATCCTGGAAACAGCGTCCCATCCGCGTGCATATCGACAGTCAGTACGTTAAAAACGGCATCACGTCATGGATCCGTTCGTGGAAGAAAAACGGCTGGCGTAATTCCGAAAAACAGCCGGTAAAAAATCGCGATTTGTGGGAATTACTCGATGCGCTTAACGGCCGGCTTTCCGTTTCCTGGAATTGGGTAAAAGGCCACGCGGGCGTTACGTACAACGAATTGTGCGACGAATTGGCTACGAAAGAAGTAAAAAAGTACAGCAAATAA
- a CDS encoding transporter substrate-binding domain-containing protein, with product MLKKTLTVFAAFLLVLPVIALGQKDAGSKLDQIKAKGKIILGTSADYPPYEFHLLKDGKDTIVGFDVAIAEEIAKDLGVTLEIKDMNFDGLLAALVSGNVDFVISGMTPTEERKQNVDFSDIYYQAVHGAVIRAADTGKYGSDPASLKNAMLGAQKGAIQVGIAKEQIKGVTGAALDDNHPQIKELGTLPDLIMEVKNGKVEAVVAELPVAKAYVKANPDLILADYTFEDSEGGSAIAVKKGNQDLVSAINKTIARLTAEDKITEFVGTASLLADSQQ from the coding sequence ATGCTCAAAAAAACACTTACCGTTTTTGCAGCTTTTTTACTCGTTTTGCCCGTGATCGCACTCGGACAGAAAGACGCAGGCTCAAAACTGGATCAGATCAAGGCGAAAGGAAAAATCATCCTCGGAACGTCGGCCGATTATCCGCCGTATGAATTCCATCTGCTCAAAGACGGAAAAGATACGATCGTCGGATTCGACGTTGCGATCGCCGAGGAAATTGCGAAAGATCTCGGCGTAACGCTTGAAATCAAAGACATGAACTTCGACGGTCTTTTGGCGGCACTCGTTTCGGGAAACGTCGACTTCGTCATTTCCGGAATGACGCCGACTGAAGAGCGCAAGCAGAACGTGGATTTTTCGGACATTTACTATCAGGCCGTGCACGGTGCCGTGATCCGCGCCGCCGATACGGGCAAATACGGTTCCGATCCGGCGTCGCTGAAAAACGCAATGCTCGGCGCTCAGAAAGGTGCCATCCAAGTCGGCATTGCCAAAGAACAGATCAAAGGCGTTACCGGTGCGGCGCTTGACGACAATCATCCGCAGATCAAGGAATTGGGTACGCTGCCCGATCTTATCATGGAAGTGAAAAACGGTAAAGTCGAAGCGGTCGTCGCCGAATTGCCGGTTGCGAAAGCGTACGTCAAGGCGAATCCCGATCTGATACTTGCGGACTACACGTTTGAAGACAGCGAAGGCGGTTCCGCTATCGCCGTTAAGAAAGGCAATCAGGATTTGGTCAGCGCGATCAACAAAACGATCGCCCGCCTGACTGCGGAAGACAAAATCACCGAATTCGTCGGAACGGCAAGTCTCCTTGCCGATTCCCAGCAATAA
- a CDS encoding D-alanyl-D-alanine carboxypeptidase family protein — MKRFRIILCASAAVAAALVLSFGIYVHLLKNPSAPDPLTASELNRFASACAERYPQTILNPLPYRITDAQLDVYSGAAILVDTANGCILFEKNADDVIPPASMTKLVVMYVVFQEIAAGRISLSDVVPLPPESWAVNAPPNSSLMFLGQGQTVTLEELLLGLAVASGNDAAVAVADYVSGSVGAFVDRMNAEMEKLGLEHTRFVEPSGYSELNLTTPREFAAFARTYVNRYPEALEKFHSARSIAYPQEKNLAPWHAGTGSQPPIVQQSTNKLLGVLPGCDGLKTGFIYESGYNLSLTAERGGTRFLAVMMRGPGSGSAEGNEYRVKDSTTMMEWAFGRFATRPADALEAVTVPVLGAASNAVTLIPVGGKPLTVPLIVADKTPAQAASLVTYEVRLPPYVSGAVEAGVRYGSVVYSLGGVTLQEIPLVADRDIAEGNGLKRLLDRCAKPFLRNPAS; from the coding sequence ATGAAACGATTCCGCATTATTTTATGTGCCTCCGCTGCCGTCGCGGCAGCGCTCGTTTTGAGTTTCGGTATATACGTTCATTTACTGAAAAATCCGTCCGCACCTGATCCGCTGACCGCTTCCGAGCTGAACCGGTTCGCATCCGCGTGTGCGGAACGTTATCCTCAGACCATTCTGAATCCGCTTCCGTATCGGATAACGGATGCGCAGCTGGACGTCTACAGCGGTGCGGCGATCCTCGTCGATACCGCGAACGGCTGCATTCTGTTCGAGAAAAACGCGGACGACGTCATTCCGCCGGCGTCGATGACCAAACTGGTCGTCATGTACGTCGTCTTTCAGGAAATCGCGGCCGGCCGCATTTCACTGAGCGACGTCGTTCCGCTGCCGCCCGAATCCTGGGCGGTGAACGCGCCGCCTAATTCTTCCCTGATGTTTTTGGGGCAGGGGCAGACCGTTACGCTTGAAGAATTACTGCTGGGACTGGCCGTTGCGTCGGGAAACGATGCGGCCGTCGCCGTGGCCGACTACGTTTCGGGTTCCGTCGGCGCGTTCGTGGATCGGATGAACGCCGAAATGGAAAAACTCGGTCTCGAACATACCCGATTCGTGGAACCGTCCGGTTACAGCGAACTGAATTTGACCACGCCGCGTGAATTCGCTGCTTTCGCCCGTACGTACGTGAATCGGTATCCCGAAGCACTTGAAAAATTCCATTCGGCTCGGTCGATAGCGTACCCGCAGGAAAAAAATCTTGCGCCGTGGCACGCGGGAACCGGCAGTCAGCCGCCGATCGTCCAGCAAAGTACCAATAAACTGCTGGGCGTGCTGCCCGGCTGCGACGGACTGAAAACCGGGTTCATTTACGAATCGGGATACAATCTGTCGCTGACGGCGGAGCGCGGCGGAACCCGTTTCCTTGCCGTCATGATGCGCGGTCCGGGCAGCGGCAGCGCTGAAGGAAACGAATACCGCGTAAAAGATTCTACGACGATGATGGAGTGGGCGTTCGGACGGTTCGCCACGCGTCCGGCCGACGCGTTGGAAGCCGTTACCGTACCGGTTTTGGGCGCTGCGTCGAACGCGGTGACGCTGATACCCGTCGGCGGTAAACCGTTGACGGTTCCCTTGATTGTTGCCGATAAAACGCCGGCGCAAGCCGCGTCGCTGGTAACCTATGAAGTTCGTCTGCCGCCGTACGTGAGCGGAGCCGTGGAAGCGGGCGTTCGGTACGGTTCGGTCGTGTATTCGCTCGGCGGCGTTACGCTGCAGGAAATTCCGCTCGTCGCCGACCGCGACATCGCCGAGGGCAACGGATTGAAACGCCTGCTCGACCGGTGTGCCAAGCCGTTTTTGCGGAACCCGGCTTCTTGA
- the ilvD gene encoding dihydroxy-acid dehydratase gives MKSDNAKKGIARAPHRSLFRAMGYTDEELERPLVGVCCAKNEIIPGHIHLDKIAEAVKAGIRMAGGTPIEFPAIGVCDGIAMGHEGMRYSLVTRELIADSIECMAKAHQFDALVMVPNCDKIVPGMLMAAGRLDLPTVFCSGGPMMPGKLPGADSCYEGNPYGGRHLSLTDMFEAVGAVGAGKITEAQLTELEHVACPGCGACSGMFTANSMNCVTEVLGLALPGNGTVPAVTGERIALAKHAGMAVMDMFAKGITARRIMTPAAFENALAADMALGCSSNTVLHLPAIAHEAGTSIDLRLINAVSERTPNLCHLAPAGHTFMCDLNEAGGVQAVLAELAKKNLIRTDLPTVTGKTVGENIAGVKNRNPAVLRPIENPYSPTGGIAILFGNLAPDGTVVKRSACAPELMKHTGPARVFDSEEDCFAAVQAQKIKKGDVVVIRYEGPKGGPGMREMLAVTAALAGQGLDRDVALITDGRFSGATRGASLGHCSPEAADGGPIALVREGDTVTLDINAYKITLDVSDAELAARRAAWVCPAPKVTGGYLARYAKLVSSADKGAILQ, from the coding sequence ATGAAAAGTGACAACGCAAAAAAAGGTATCGCGCGCGCACCGCACCGGTCGTTATTCCGGGCGATGGGGTATACTGATGAAGAACTGGAACGCCCGCTCGTCGGCGTTTGCTGTGCCAAAAACGAAATTATTCCCGGCCATATTCACCTCGATAAAATCGCCGAAGCCGTTAAAGCCGGCATCCGCATGGCCGGCGGAACTCCCATTGAATTCCCCGCGATCGGCGTCTGCGACGGTATCGCGATGGGACACGAAGGAATGCGCTATTCACTGGTAACCCGCGAACTGATCGCCGATTCCATTGAATGCATGGCGAAAGCCCACCAATTCGACGCGCTCGTTATGGTGCCGAACTGCGATAAAATCGTGCCCGGTATGCTGATGGCTGCCGGCCGCCTCGATCTGCCGACGGTTTTCTGTTCCGGCGGACCCATGATGCCCGGTAAACTGCCCGGCGCGGATTCCTGCTATGAAGGCAATCCGTACGGCGGCAGACACCTGAGTTTGACCGATATGTTTGAAGCGGTCGGTGCCGTCGGCGCCGGAAAAATCACCGAAGCGCAGCTGACGGAGCTGGAACACGTCGCGTGCCCCGGCTGCGGCGCCTGTTCCGGTATGTTTACCGCGAACAGCATGAACTGCGTAACCGAAGTGCTCGGTTTGGCTTTGCCGGGAAACGGAACGGTTCCGGCGGTAACCGGCGAACGCATCGCGCTCGCCAAACACGCGGGCATGGCCGTTATGGATATGTTTGCAAAGGGAATTACCGCCCGCCGAATCATGACGCCCGCTGCGTTTGAAAACGCGCTCGCCGCCGACATGGCGCTCGGTTGCAGTTCCAACACCGTGCTGCATTTGCCCGCGATCGCGCACGAAGCCGGTACGAGTATCGATCTGCGTCTGATCAACGCCGTGTCCGAACGGACGCCCAATTTGTGTCACTTGGCGCCTGCAGGACACACGTTCATGTGCGACTTGAACGAAGCCGGCGGCGTTCAGGCGGTGCTCGCCGAACTGGCAAAGAAAAACCTGATCCGTACCGATCTGCCGACCGTAACCGGCAAAACCGTCGGCGAAAATATCGCCGGCGTAAAAAACCGGAATCCCGCCGTGCTCCGGCCGATCGAAAATCCGTATTCGCCCACCGGCGGTATCGCGATTTTGTTCGGTAATCTCGCACCCGACGGTACCGTCGTCAAGCGTTCCGCGTGCGCGCCGGAACTGATGAAACACACGGGACCGGCCCGCGTGTTCGATTCCGAAGAAGACTGTTTCGCCGCCGTCCAGGCGCAGAAAATAAAAAAAGGCGACGTCGTCGTCATCCGCTACGAAGGTCCCAAAGGCGGGCCCGGAATGCGCGAAATGCTCGCCGTTACCGCCGCTCTCGCCGGACAGGGGCTCGACCGCGACGTGGCGCTCATCACGGACGGCCGCTTTTCGGGTGCAACCCGCGGCGCGTCGCTCGGCCATTGTTCTCCCGAAGCCGCCGACGGCGGACCTATCGCGCTGGTTCGCGAAGGGGATACCGTTACGCTCGACATCAACGCGTACAAAATTACGCTCGACGTTTCCGATGCGGAACTCGCCGCGCGCCGCGCCGCCTGGGTCTGCCCCGCGCCGAAAGTAACCGGCGGATATCTCGCCCGATACGCAAAACTCGTATCGTCGGCCGATAAAGGAGCCATCCTGCAATGA
- the ilvB gene encoding biosynthetic-type acetolactate synthase large subunit — MKYTGARIVIECLAEQGVDVVFGYPGGAILNIYDELYKHKDRVRHILTAHEQGAAHAADGYSRSTGKTGVVLATSGPGATNLVTGIATAYMDSVPLIAITCNVACSLLGKDSFQEVDITGITMPITKHNYIVRDVAKLADTIREAFVIAQSGRPGPVLIDIPKDVTAAVAEYEPPVCGIVSEEETALARASIRRVTKEHIPSDAEIESAVQLINASVRPFLYIGGGVIISDACAELKAFAERANIPVSVSLMGKSAFPSAHPLCCGMIGMHGTKAANTGANKSDLIIAIGARFSDRVISDPSKFAKNSKILHIDIDPAEINKNIPTCGALVGNIKDILARLLPLVAVRSRSAWNDQVEEWKKHVPAMYSKKTKLHPKFVFEKIHELLGDDTIITTEVGQHQMWTAQFYPFANPRTFLTSGGLGTMGYGTGAAIGAQIANPSRHVVHIAGDGSFRMNCNELATVAHYKLPIIIIVVNNGVLGMVRQWQNLFYDKRYSETTLDFAPDFVKLAEAYGIDGYRAMSEAEFSGVFARAVAARKPAVIDCGMNIDEMVLPMVPAGKPIDELLLDI; from the coding sequence ATGAAATATACCGGCGCGCGAATCGTTATAGAATGTCTCGCCGAACAAGGCGTCGACGTCGTGTTCGGGTACCCCGGCGGGGCCATTCTGAATATCTACGACGAATTGTACAAACATAAAGACCGCGTCCGTCATATCCTGACGGCGCACGAACAGGGCGCGGCGCACGCTGCCGACGGCTACAGCCGTTCCACCGGCAAAACCGGCGTGGTGCTCGCCACCAGCGGTCCCGGCGCTACGAATCTCGTAACCGGCATCGCCACCGCGTACATGGATTCCGTTCCGCTGATCGCGATTACGTGCAACGTGGCGTGCAGTCTGCTCGGTAAAGACAGCTTTCAGGAAGTGGACATTACCGGTATTACGATGCCGATTACCAAACATAATTATATCGTGCGCGACGTTGCGAAACTGGCCGACACGATCCGCGAAGCGTTCGTCATCGCACAGAGCGGCCGTCCCGGTCCCGTTTTGATCGATATTCCCAAAGACGTTACGGCAGCCGTCGCCGAATACGAACCGCCGGTATGCGGCATCGTGTCCGAAGAAGAAACGGCGCTCGCCCGCGCGAGCATCCGCCGCGTTACGAAAGAACATATTCCTTCCGACGCCGAAATCGAATCGGCCGTGCAGCTGATAAACGCGTCCGTTCGCCCGTTTCTGTATATCGGCGGCGGCGTGATCATTTCGGATGCGTGTGCGGAACTCAAAGCGTTCGCCGAACGTGCCAACATTCCCGTGTCCGTTTCGCTCATGGGCAAATCTGCGTTTCCGTCCGCGCACCCGCTGTGCTGCGGCATGATCGGCATGCACGGTACGAAAGCCGCGAATACCGGTGCAAACAAATCGGATCTGATTATCGCAATCGGCGCGCGGTTTTCCGACCGCGTTATTTCCGATCCGTCGAAATTTGCCAAAAACAGTAAAATTCTGCATATAGACATCGATCCGGCGGAAATCAATAAAAACATTCCCACGTGCGGGGCGCTCGTCGGCAACATAAAAGACATTCTCGCGCGCCTGCTGCCGCTCGTCGCCGTGCGTTCCCGTTCGGCGTGGAACGATCAGGTCGAAGAATGGAAAAAACACGTACCGGCGATGTATTCCAAAAAAACGAAACTGCATCCCAAATTCGTGTTTGAAAAAATACACGAATTGCTCGGCGACGATACGATTATTACGACGGAAGTCGGTCAGCATCAGATGTGGACGGCACAGTTTTATCCGTTCGCGAATCCGCGTACGTTTTTGACGTCGGGCGGACTGGGCACGATGGGGTACGGAACCGGGGCGGCGATCGGCGCTCAGATTGCGAATCCCTCGCGGCACGTCGTGCATATCGCCGGAGACGGCTCGTTCCGCATGAACTGCAACGAACTGGCGACCGTCGCGCATTACAAGTTGCCGATCATCATCATCGTCGTCAACAACGGCGTGCTGGGAATGGTGCGCCAGTGGCAGAATCTGTTTTACGACAAACGGTATTCCGAAACGACGCTCGACTTTGCGCCCGATTTCGTAAAACTTGCCGAAGCGTACGGAATCGACGGATACCGCGCGATGTCGGAAGCCGAGTTTTCCGGCGTTTTTGCCCGAGCCGTCGCCGCCCGTAAGCCTGCCGTTATCGACTGCGGTATGAATATCGACGAAATGGTGTTGCCGATGGTTCCCGCCGGCAAGCCGATCGACGAACTGCTGCTGGATATATAG
- a CDS encoding LL-diaminopimelate aminotransferase produces the protein MIRKNPAFENLAAGYLFPEIAKRRRSYAAAHPDAKLISLGIGNTTEPLTPYITAAMKSYVEALGTAAGYSGYGDDSAGEAPLRAKIASVLYGGLVGADEVFVSDGAKCDVGRVQQMFGAAVSVAVQDPAYPVYVDGSVMVGAAGKMPASAAGYADVTYMPCLPENNFFPDLSVVKPDSLIYFCSPNNPTGAVATKAELRRLVDFARANGCIILFDAAYFAFIRDPSLPKTIFEIDGARECAVEINSFSKPIGFTGVRLGWTVIPKELRFADGTPVQTLWTRLTNTFFNGASNIAQAGGLASLDPEGLAEMRTLTDYYLENARLIREALSGANFTAEGVETYAQGNAPYLWVRFPGRKSWEVFDAILDRCRVVTTPGAGFGPAGESFIRFSSFGHRSAVVEACDRLAQLKL, from the coding sequence ATGATACGGAAAAACCCTGCGTTTGAAAATCTTGCCGCCGGCTATTTGTTCCCTGAAATAGCGAAGCGCCGCCGCTCTTACGCTGCGGCTCATCCCGATGCAAAACTGATCAGCTTGGGAATCGGCAATACGACCGAACCGCTGACACCCTACATTACCGCCGCGATGAAATCGTACGTCGAAGCGCTCGGAACGGCCGCCGGCTATTCCGGTTACGGCGACGACAGCGCGGGTGAAGCGCCGCTTCGTGCGAAGATCGCTTCCGTACTGTACGGAGGTCTCGTCGGCGCGGACGAAGTATTCGTTTCCGACGGCGCCAAATGCGACGTCGGCCGCGTGCAGCAAATGTTCGGCGCCGCCGTTTCCGTCGCGGTGCAGGATCCCGCGTACCCGGTGTACGTGGACGGCTCGGTTATGGTCGGCGCCGCGGGTAAAATGCCCGCTTCGGCCGCCGGCTACGCGGACGTTACGTACATGCCGTGTCTGCCCGAAAATAATTTTTTCCCCGATTTGTCCGTCGTAAAACCCGACAGTCTGATATATTTCTGTTCGCCGAACAATCCGACGGGTGCGGTCGCAACGAAAGCCGAACTGCGCCGGCTCGTCGATTTTGCACGTGCGAACGGCTGCATAATCCTGTTCGACGCGGCGTATTTTGCGTTTATCCGCGATCCGTCGCTTCCCAAAACGATTTTTGAAATCGACGGCGCGCGCGAATGTGCTGTTGAAATCAATTCTTTTTCCAAACCGATCGGGTTTACCGGCGTGCGTCTCGGCTGGACGGTTATCCCGAAAGAATTGCGATTCGCCGACGGAACGCCCGTGCAGACGCTGTGGACCCGGCTGACGAATACGTTTTTCAACGGCGCTTCCAACATCGCGCAGGCGGGCGGATTGGCTTCGCTCGATCCTGAAGGGCTGGCTGAAATGCGGACGCTTACCGATTATTATCTTGAGAACGCCCGCCTTATCCGTGAAGCGCTTTCCGGTGCGAATTTTACCGCCGAAGGGGTGGAAACGTACGCTCAGGGGAACGCGCCGTATCTGTGGGTGCGGTTTCCCGGAAGAAAAAGCTGGGAAGTGTTCGACGCGATTCTCGACCGCTGCCGCGTCGTAACGACGCCGGGCGCGGGCTTCGGTCCTGCGGGTGAAAGTTTTATCCGGTTCAGTTCGTTCGGGCACCGCAGCGCGGTGGTTGAAGCGTGCGACCGTTTGGCTCAGCTGAAACTGTAG